From the genome of Lutzomyia longipalpis isolate SR_M1_2022 chromosome 2, ASM2433408v1, one region includes:
- the LOC129790518 gene encoding DNA damage-regulated autophagy modulator protein 1, with amino-acid sequence MSYLYLLPISVYLLFQVTFLGTYIAAIVQGHVVPAIPYISDAATYSPESCVFGQLINMGCILLGIVVYVRFRQICVLCEYHADLRDSTWKLNSRALWVGFGSCLGISIVANFQETNVRVVHLCGAFLCFGLGTVYFWMQAVISYYIQPYVGTMFKAHIRLFLSVVCTIFFVVVAVTGVISHILFRGEDPRKWYPSDGGWKYHVASSISEWVVATTFCFYILTFTDEFRSLSLEHPTLRIIEYEILVENDNVVNSQAHSPPAPSTPPPTPRNVILL; translated from the exons ATGTCTTACCTATATCTTCTTCCAATATCTGTCTATCTCCTCTTCCAGGTCACCTTCCTGGGAAC ATACATTGCTGCCATTGTTCAGGGGCATGTTGTACCGGCTATTCCCTATATCAGCGATGCTGCCACTTATTCCCCAGAAAGTTGTGTCTTTGGACAACTCATTAACATGGGATGCATTCTAT tgGGAATCGTAGTCTACGTGAGATTCCGCCAAATATGCGTCCTGTGTGAATACCATGCAGACCTTCGGGATTCAACGTGGAAGCTCAACAGTCGTGCCCTCTGGGTTGGGTTCGGTTCCTGCCTTGGCATCAGTATTGTAGCCAACTTCCAGGAAACAAATGTCCGCGTTGTTCACCTCTGTGGCGCCTTCCTCTGCTTCGGCCTTGGTACAGTTTACTTCTGGATGCAGGCTGTGATCTCCTACTACATACAACCCTACGTAGGTACCATGTTCAAGGCACACATTCGGCTCTTTCTCTCCGTCGTCTGCACCATCTTCTTCGTCGTAGTCGCCGTGACGGGGGTTATATCACACATCCTCTTCCGCGGTGAAGATCCACGCAAATGGTATCCTTCCGATGGGGGTTGGAAGTACCATGTGGCTAGCTCGATATCCGAATGGGTTGTAGCTACAACCTTCTGCTTCTACATCCTGACTTTTACGGATGAATTCCGAAGCCTCTCTCTCGAACATCCGACTCTCAGGATCATTGAGTATGAGATTCTCGTTGAAAATGACAACGTAGTCAACTCCCAGGCTCATAGTCCACCAGCTCCCTCAACACCACCCCCAACGCCCCGAAATGTTATACTGCTGTGA
- the LOC129790519 gene encoding BTB/POZ domain-containing protein KCTD12 gives MTSENFTPLVELNVGGVHYSASLKTLRADEDSLLAEIFTGSAGDIEKDAKGRYFLDRDGVLFRYILDYLRDGTLTLPEGFRENDRLRREAEHFRLAGLLKCLQGLAEARPAGCITVGYRGSFQFGKDGLADVKFRKLSRILVCGRVALCRDVFGDTLNESRDPDHGGPDRYTSRFFLKHCFIEQAFDMLQEQGFRLAGSCGSGTAGAATELKPGVDVEENRWNHYNEFVFIRD, from the coding sequence ATGACTTCGGAGAATTTCACACCCCTTGTGGAGCTGAATGTAGGCGGGGTGCACTATTCAGCATCACTAAAGACCCTCCGCGCGGACGAAGATTCCCTCCTGGCGGAGATTTTCACAGGAAGTGCCGGAGACATTGAGAAGGATGCCAAGGGGCGCTACTTCCTCGATCGCGACGGTGTTCTCTTTCGCTACATCCTCGACTACCTACGCGATGGCACATTGACACTACCCGAGGGTTTTCGGGAGAATGATCGTTTGCGACGTGAGGCTGAGCACTTCCGCCTTGCGGGGCTGCTCAAATGCCTCCAGGGCTTGGCTGAGGCAAGACCAGCAGGATGCATCACCGTCGGCTACCGTGGGAGCTTCCAATTTGGCAAGGATGGGCTGGCTGATGTGAAATTCCGCAAACTCTCACGGATTCTCGTGTGTGGACGCGTTGCCCTGTGCCGGGATGTTTTTGGTGATACCCTCAATGAATCCCGTGATCCCGACCACGGTGGACCAGATCGCTACACTTCACGCTTCTTCCTCAAGCACTGCTTCATTGAGCAGGCATTCGATATGCTGCAAGAGCAGGGATTCCGCCTGGCAGGGAGCTGCGGTTCCGGGACAGCTGGTGCTGCAACTGAACTCAAACCCGGTGTGGACGTTGAGGAGAATCGATGGAATCACTACAATGAGTTTGTATTTATTCGCGACTAA
- the LOC129790520 gene encoding uncharacterized protein LOC129790520 isoform X1, producing the protein MVVCRVTQRFGALGAAFVALRLLSTTRVMACSAAQGDPKTATSVYDFTVNDIKGQPVSLEKYRGHPLIIVNVASKCGYTAQHYKELNELYDEFAESKGLRILAFPCDQFAHQEPGTNEEIECSIRDRKVMFDLFEKVDVNGKTAHPLFEYLKNKQKGTLFDFIKWNFTKFIIDKEGQPAERHGPSTSPHEMKKNLEKYF; encoded by the exons atggTTGTTTGTCGTGTCACGCAGAGATTTGGGGCTCTCGGAGCGGCTTTTGTTGCTCTTCGTCTTTTGTCCACCACAAG AGTAATGGCGTGCTCAGCTGCTCAGGGAGATCCAAAGACCGCCACGTCGGTGTATGATTTCACCGTGAATGACATTAAGGGGCAACCTGTTAGTTTGGAGAAGTATAGAGGACATCCTCTTATTATTGTCAACGTGGCCTCCAAGTGTGGCTACACTGCACAACACTACAAGGAGCTCAATGAACTCTACGATGAATTTGCAGAGTCCAAAG GATTACGTATCCTGGCCTTTCCGTGCGACCAATTCGCACACCAGGAGCCGGGAACGAATGAGGAGATTGAGTGCTCCATACGCGATCGGAAGGTCATGTTTGACCTCTTTGAGAAGGTTGACGTGAATGGTAAGACGGCTCATCCGTTGTTTGAGTACCTGAAGAACAAACAGAAGGGGACACTGTTTGACTTCATCAAGTGGAACTTCACAAAGTTTATCATTGACAAAGAAGGTCAACCGGCTGAGAGGCATGGACCCAGCACAAGTCCCCATGAGATGAAGAAGAACCTCGAGAAATACTTCTAG
- the LOC129790520 gene encoding uncharacterized protein LOC129790520 isoform X2, giving the protein MACSAAQGDPKTATSVYDFTVNDIKGQPVSLEKYRGHPLIIVNVASKCGYTAQHYKELNELYDEFAESKGLRILAFPCDQFAHQEPGTNEEIECSIRDRKVMFDLFEKVDVNGKTAHPLFEYLKNKQKGTLFDFIKWNFTKFIIDKEGQPAERHGPSTSPHEMKKNLEKYF; this is encoded by the exons ATGGCGTGCTCAGCTGCTCAGGGAGATCCAAAGACCGCCACGTCGGTGTATGATTTCACCGTGAATGACATTAAGGGGCAACCTGTTAGTTTGGAGAAGTATAGAGGACATCCTCTTATTATTGTCAACGTGGCCTCCAAGTGTGGCTACACTGCACAACACTACAAGGAGCTCAATGAACTCTACGATGAATTTGCAGAGTCCAAAG GATTACGTATCCTGGCCTTTCCGTGCGACCAATTCGCACACCAGGAGCCGGGAACGAATGAGGAGATTGAGTGCTCCATACGCGATCGGAAGGTCATGTTTGACCTCTTTGAGAAGGTTGACGTGAATGGTAAGACGGCTCATCCGTTGTTTGAGTACCTGAAGAACAAACAGAAGGGGACACTGTTTGACTTCATCAAGTGGAACTTCACAAAGTTTATCATTGACAAAGAAGGTCAACCGGCTGAGAGGCATGGACCCAGCACAAGTCCCCATGAGATGAAGAAGAACCTCGAGAAATACTTCTAG